Below is a genomic region from Enoplosus armatus isolate fEnoArm2 chromosome 10, fEnoArm2.hap1, whole genome shotgun sequence.
TGCTGGGACGTAAAACCATCCGTTCTCTTCACTTCGGGAACAAAACAGTTCTACTCTACGTCTAACGTGTTAATGATACCTGTTCAGCCATGAGCTGCTGTCTCTGCATgtactgctgcttctgctgctccaggatctgctgttgatgctgttgttgttgctgctgtttcagcgccgccgccaccgccgcctGGCTCAGGTACGCTGCGTTCCCGTGGTTACCTGCCATGGCGTTTGCCCCCGGCTGGGCCGTCATGGTGTTGTTCCCCGGAGCAGACGCCATGGTGTTGGCGGGGCCCGGGCCGTGTGGAGGAGCAGGGTAGGTGTTCTGGTCCTGAGAGAAGGTTAAGAAGATGTAGTCGTGAATGTTTCCACCAGGGGGAGCAGTACTACTTATTTCAGAACTAATTAcattataaataatgtaataatgttatAAAAACAAGTATAAAAACATGCATCCAGGCTTTACAGGTTTCCCTAACCCCCAGATTTATATTCCAGAGATTCCAGGACAACAGATATTTTTCCAAAAAGACAATTTTATTGAATCTTACTCAAATGCTTTTGATTTCTACtgcttttattacattttaaatagcaACCTTTAAacttcatttaaatttaaagtgtgaaaaatgcattttatgaatcaaaagtgaaatacaaacatCTAATCTAGATGATAACTCAGGGAAAGATTGTACAATAGATGCTGAAAGAAAAGCTAAAATAATGAAGTGAGGATCTGAAGCCTGCATATAATAGATCCTCCTGTTAAGTTCTTTGGTGTtctataaataatatttattcatattattaatcattaaatcTACATAAATTGTCAAAAATAAGTCATATTTTGGAGGACAACAaccaaagtcctgcatttaaaatcttacttaagtatTAGCTTCAAAATATAAGGCCAAGTACCAAAAGTAATGCacaatggcccatttcagaataatcaGTATTGATGCGTTAATGTgttcactttaatgttgcagctgataaagctggagctcattttaatgactttatatagTGCAGGGTatcttaatctataatatatcataatctatttgttgatttatattttcaatctgaatctgcaacGTAACAAGTAACtgaagttatcaaataaatgtagtgcagtagaaagtacaatatttgtatgtataagtgtagtggagtagaagtataaagaagcataGAATGGAAATACTCTGGAGGAACCAGtactacagtaaatgtactaGGTAACATTCCACCACAGCTGATACTGTACTGAGGCCTAacgggacaaaaacaaaagtttgtaAAGTTTCAGCGTCAGTGCTCAAAGATGATGAAGTGTAAAGTGCAGCAGGAACAGAGCGCCTGGTCTGCCAGAGGAAAAGTACAGGCAGGAGCAGCTATAtttaaatacagagagagagaatatgaaaGGCTGCTTTGTCACTGCCTCCATTCACCCCCCTGTGTGAGCCTTAGCAACCAGCTGCTTCAccaacacagtcagtcagtcagaggagGTTACAGCGTGGGGCCCAGGCCGCTCTGAAGCCACTCTGAAGCCGCTCTGAAGCAGCTGAACAAAAGGCCTCCCTGCTGCAGCCCGACTTCACCTCCACTAACTGCCCTGTACTGGTCTTCATCTGCACCTGTTGGACTACAACCAGTACAGCTAACTACAGGCCAGTCTGACCTGACCGGATATCTGTGCTACACAGACACTGACTGAGAGTTTTGTAAGTCGTTGCTGTGTCCTAACTGAATCAGCCAGCAGgagactctgctgctgcaacagaCTCTCATTGTTCAGGCTGTTTAGACTCCATCATACATCAGTCCACTACAGCTGTGTGGGAGTGTGGCCAAGGTATATTTATCAGATACCTTCTGAAGCCCACTGTAttttaaatccaatattcatgTTAACCTCCAAAGTAAGCCAGGAAGTCTCTTCTATGTTGTAATTCAGTATAAAAAGGGCTCTCCCTTATTCAGGTCTGGGGAATGAAGCGGTATGAAGgcctgcgtttgtgtgtgtgtgtgcatgtgtgtgtgtgtgtgtgcacgtgtgcgtgcgtgtgtgaggTACAGTCCAGGAATGTGCTGCTGGCCTGGTTATAAAAGCAGAGCAGGAACACTCTGATCAGTTCGTACAGTTATTGTTGTAGCACTGTAATGTTAGCACGGATGCTACAGTTAGCACCTGCCAAGTTAACACAGAGAAAGTCAACTCCCAAATCTCTCATCAAAAAGTCTTTAGCCACATTCATACTCTCATCAACAGATGAACACTAACTGTTAAAATTAGAATCAACTTCACTTCCTGGTTCACCAACAACACTAACTCAAAGAGTCGTTCATCATGTTATCTGACCATCAAGAACACAATCCTCATTATGTAACCAGATAATACTCACTTATCGGTCATCACTTTGCATCTTATGTCAACattgcatttgtattttaaaaataaatgtggttaTTATACAATTGTGGAGCCCtaatataaaataaagtcaAGTGATTTTTCATAATATTTCATCAACTAAGCTTTCTAAGGAGTCTGGTTGTCCTGTGGCTCGTATTGAACGTATGACTGAGACTGGAGAATTTAAAGGTTCCTGTTTTGTTAACATGCCAACAGGAAGACGCCGGTTTGGTCTTTACACGTTTGGTGATATTTTAGAAACTAAAATGAACTGCAGTTGATTTCAGTGATGTTTCTCAGGATAAATGTCACTGAAATTACAAGAATGTAAAATAGAAGTCAGCTGAGCAACTACTGTGAAAAGTGCTGTTGAGCAAGGCAGCTAACCCTGAGGCAGTAACAGAGTGTTTGTGGTGTTGCAGTGAGTGTGTTccttacctgtgtgtgtggtatgtgcTGGCGGAAGTTCATGCTGTTCTTCTGTTtgatctgctgctgtctgagcaGCGTCAGCAGGGCCGCCTTGTTCTGGCTCTGGGTGTTGGGGGGCCGCGGCGGCCCAGGCCCCGCCTCAAAGTGCGACAGAGGTTTGGTGTTGTTGTAGTTCAGCATGGCGGCTGAGGCCTGAGGCCCTGGCGCTGGTGGGTGGCTGAGAGGCGGCCCTGAAGTCGGGTGACCCATCATGTTGGGGTGTCCGGTGGGGCCTGGCATGTAGCTACCGGCCCCTGCCTTGGGAGAGCCTTTGTTGGGCTGACCGGGCATCAGCAGCTGCTTCTGGGCATTGGGGTTGAAGTCCTGCGGGTACAGGGAGGGGCTTGTGGGCTTGTCCATACCAAATGCGCCCCCTAGTGGGCTCTGAGAGGTGTTAGCCATCTGGGGCCAAGGTGGGGGGTGGGCATGGGGCCCCTGGTTGTGGAACTTGGCCCCAGGCTGAGACGGTTTGTGCTGCAGCTGGCCATGGAGGTGCTGGGCTCTCTGTTGCTGGGCGgccagctgctggagctgctgggcAGGGGACAGGTCTTTGGGCACCGGGGGGCCCGGGGGGAGAAGGTGGTTTGGGGGAGGCTGAAGCTGCCTTGGGGGAGGAGCCGGCTGGGATGGGGGCAGAGCCGGGGacgaggcagaggaggaggcgacAGGTGAGCTGGTGGGGTGAGGAGGCGGCCCGGAGGAGGTGGACCTGACATGGGGGGAGCCAGTGCGAGAGTCCTGCTCAAAAGCCACTGCGGCCGGGGAGAACTCCGTCTTCACGCTGACCAGATCTGGAGGAAGCAGACCCTGGGACGACTGGCCTACCCCAccacctgctgctcctcctcccaccaccccaccaccacctggaGTCGATGCCAGCTCCAGAGGGTCTTTGCGGTCCTCGAAGCCGTCATTGAGAATGTCCTGGATGTCCTCATATGCCACGGAACAGTTCAGCTCATCCATCAGCTCCGTCCACTCCTGCTCGTTCAGGTTGAGGTCGGGGAACAGGCTGTTGTTGCCTCCTCCTGACGGCGGCATGATGGGCAGGATGTCGTCGGGCTCTTGCTTCATCTCCTTCCGGTGGAAATCTGAACCCGACTCCCTGCCGGCGTCCGGCGTCTCTCCCGGCGGCCCGTGGTTCCCGTTAGAGTTCAGTGAGTCGCTGATCCCCAGCTTGGAGTCCAGCGGGGAGCCGTTGGTGGTGCCGTTGTCCAGACAGGCCTTCTTGTTGGGGGGGAAGCCGTCACTGAAACCGTTGACCTGATCTCTACCCAGCGGAGAACCAGCGctctccagcttcctcttcacAGTCTCCTGCAGCTGGAGGAACAAACAGAGGCATGGAGAATTAATAAGTCATCAGCAGACTACAAACATAACAAGGGTTCAAACCCCAACACTGCTGAAGTGTTTCTGAGCAACAAACTGAATCCTTTACAGCTGCAGCGGGGCAGAAACATGTATTACTGTATAAAAGCATGTTATTAACATGAAGTACgatttctcagagcccaaggagtcttcttcaaatgtcttttgtccaaccaacagtccaaagcccgAAGACATTCAGCTcatcattaaataaaacagagacaaacagcaaatcctcatatttgagaagctcaATCATCCAGtggatgtttggcatttttgattaatcaattatcaaaatagatcAATCTGATCATTTTAGTTCTAAACTGTTTTAGTTCACAATGTCTTCATTTAGATATCTGCATCATGAAATGAGGTTATTTGTGAGTGCTGAGTAACAAAGCCAGCTGTTAAATTATGACAGAATTTCTATTTCAGTATCTGCAGGGGCCGTTTTCCAGCGGCAGGGggcgctgcagcagctgaaaggaCAGAGTTATGAGAGTTGAAGCCAGCAGACGTTGGGGTAAAAAGCTGCCCGGCGTCTGAGCTGCTGCCGTTAATAGAATCAGCTGCAGGCATGCTTACATAATGCAGATAACAAAGAGCTTCCTCAGAGCAGTCAGCAGATCACATCTGTCCACTCTGCAGGCAGCACGACCCATCGGATCTGATGGGAACATTCAGGACTTCCTCCACATCAGCTGATCCTCACACGGTCTCACTGTGACATTATCAACTGTTCCCAACACCACCAAGAAGACTGAACAGGTGACTCCAGGTGAAGctctttgaccttttgacctctATCGTATTTCCTATCAGTGCCTGACCAGAAAAACCTGATTATATTGCCTCAGCTTTATGTGGCTTGCTGTtgtacaaaacacagcagctgtgagcAGATAGTATGTTTGGGCTGGTGGTGTCTATAGATCTTTGCGTGCCTGTTATTTTCAGATGAAAGTAGGTGAATTATATTTGGATACACAAATGCTTTTGAAGTGTCTAATCTGTGGACGTTTAATGTAACCaaacaaagagtctacagccatgctagcgtctctgtgagactgtacttagacacagtggggctaaacgctaacatcaccatgctaacattatCACAATTACAATAGATAGGTATAatgttcagcatgttagcatgctaacatttgctaaacaggtgaagtccagctgaggctgatgaatgtcatcagttctgcaggtatttggtcataaagcaaagtattggacacattgacatgttgacctgatgatggcactagatgaagagtcagaggatcaccagagttactacagttcatcctgaggggaccatgaaggtctgaaccacatctcatcacagtccatccagcagctgatgaggtgtttcagtctggaccagagtggagggagggagggaggacggaCTGACTGACGGACTGATGGACTAACTGACAGACATTTCCTTCCTTAGAAGCTGCTAGTAGCTGAAAATGTTTAACAACTGAAACTCATTGAAGATCCACATCAGACCAGCAGATCCTAAAGTTTTAAATCAATGTAATTTAAGTAATacaattcaaataaatataaattatggAATAAAATACATTGTTACTGACATTTAAGATAATGTGTCCTCAGATAACCATCCTGTAATTCAAAGTTaattaataaaagaataaacatTGAATGGTTATCAGCATCTGGCCTAAAAATCCCTGCAGTACATGTTTATTTAGAGGAAGGCATCAGAGGTgaaggaagacaaaaagaagataaaaagttGGTCAAAGTTTCAGCCTCATGAGCAGAGTGGCGTCAGTGTGGAGAATGGTGACGTCTTCCCCAAAATATG
It encodes:
- the maml1 gene encoding mastermind-like protein 1, whose amino-acid sequence is MMADFVTPRHSAVMERLRRRIELFRQHHNSCESRYENATLERLELERQQTFALHQRCLQAKAKRSNKHRQSQPSGDQAGQRAPGSGGGSAELGESGGTAAEQSRNSTLIALQETVKRKLESAGSPLGRDQVNGFSDGFPPNKKACLDNGTTNGSPLDSKLGISDSLNSNGNHGPPGETPDAGRESGSDFHRKEMKQEPDDILPIMPPSGGGNNSLFPDLNLNEQEWTELMDELNCSVAYEDIQDILNDGFEDRKDPLELASTPGGGGVVGGGAAGGGVGQSSQGLLPPDLVSVKTEFSPAAVAFEQDSRTGSPHVRSTSSGPPPHPTSSPVASSSASSPALPPSQPAPPPRQLQPPPNHLLPPGPPVPKDLSPAQQLQQLAAQQQRAQHLHGQLQHKPSQPGAKFHNQGPHAHPPPWPQMANTSQSPLGGAFGMDKPTSPSLYPQDFNPNAQKQLLMPGQPNKGSPKAGAGSYMPGPTGHPNMMGHPTSGPPLSHPPAPGPQASAAMLNYNNTKPLSHFEAGPGPPRPPNTQSQNKAALLTLLRQQQIKQKNSMNFRQHIPHTQDQNTYPAPPHGPGPANTMASAPGNNTMTAQPGANAMAGNHGNAAYLSQAAVAAALKQQQQQQHQQQILEQQKQQYMQRQQLMAEQEKQRQQDQQLQRHLTRPPPQYQDQPGPPANQNPFPQQPVNQFTASSQPMGSVGSMGGPAPGPQRMFPQNQGMMGMNMGQGGGPAGGVAPPTAASQADISLSSCGGGGGGAGVDVQQVLYNNMNLHPNHPAHPSLPPQQAGLQRQPLGPMSASYRQNLLAQQQHLKAQPNAAMLKQQQLAVAAARMPGSMQNSMGANLPGSMPGSMQGAQSAAWQQQLANQPPPSNPGLPPNAFNNPSNAFHMQQQPRIPKMPPGAAPFGANPGGRPMGGLNPGQQMMQTNMAAAQQRAPPNPQSLGQPMANQQQTQQQQANQNQAVLPDLAAFGQPQGNSRQGLQCNQGYQVSRTASQQQQQVSFGYNVASGSFAGESELVDSLLKGQSTQEWMADLDELLASHH